Proteins encoded together in one Xiphophorus maculatus strain JP 163 A chromosome 13, X_maculatus-5.0-male, whole genome shotgun sequence window:
- the LOC102221922 gene encoding solute carrier family 2, facilitated glucose transporter member 1-like, with amino-acid sequence MEGQGKQVTGYLLFSLGTAVIGSLQFGYNTGVINAPEEKLRSFFNQTWLQRYNEPISSGVCTIVWSVAVAIFSVGGMVGSFSVGIMANRFGRRRSMFLVNILAVIGGLLMGFSTICSSYEMVIAGRLVIGLFCGLFTGLTPMYVGEVSPTPLRGAFGTLHQLGVVVGILIAQIFGLEVLLGSDKLWPLLLALTVAPAVLQCILLPFCPESPRFLLINLKQEEQARKALVRLRGTEDVNKDIQEMKEESAKMAMEKMVTIAELFRSAAYRQPLLIAVMLQLSQQLSGINAVFYYSTGIFSSAGVKQPIYATIGAGIVNTIFTVVSLFLVEKAGRRTLHLLGLGGMAVSALVMTVSLLLTHITAMSYVAILAVMLFVAMFELGPGPIPWFIVAELFSQGPRPAAMAVAGCCNWTANFLVGMSFPKLVEWCGPWVFLIFTAFLIIFFIFTFIKVPETKGKTFDEIAREFGGALPPATSSAEDPGATSSTAITLQASSPEKEKVPLVEAPAAAAAATPAAAPAAAPAAPTPATETTPLKDKSGAQGEQV; translated from the exons GGAAAGCAAGTAACGGGTTATCTCTTGTTCTCGCTGGGCACGGCTGTCATCGGCTCTCTGCAGTTTGGTTACAACACAGGAGTCATCAATGCTCCGGAAGAG aaactgcGGTCGTTCTTCAACCAAACCTGGTTGCAGCGTTACAACGAGCCCATCAGTTCAGGGGTTTGTACCATCGTCTGGAGCGTTGCTGTAGCCATCTTTAGTGTGGGCGGCATGGTGGGCTCCTTCAGTGTGGGCATCATGGCCAATAGATTTGGCAG ACGGCGCTCCATGTTCCTGGTGAACATCCTGGCTGTGATCGGAGGCCTCCTCATGGGGTTCTCCACCATCTGCTCCTCCTATGAGATGGTGATTGCGGGTCGTCTGGTCATTGGCCTGTTCTGCGGTCTCTTCACCGGGCTGACTCCCATGTACGTGGGGGAGGTGTCCCCCACACCTCTTCGTGGAGCATTTGGTACTCTGCATCAGCTCGGAGTGGTAGTGGGCATCCTGATTGCTCAG ATCTTTGGTCTGGaggttctgttgggttctgACAAGCTGTGGCCCCTGCTGCTGGCCCTCACCGTGGCCCCTGCTGTGCTGCAGTGCATCTTGCTGCCCTTCTGTCCTGAGAGTCCCCGCTTCCTTCTGATCAACCTTAAGCAGGAGGAACAAGCACGCAAAG CTCTGGTTCGTCTACGTGGCACGGAGGACGTGAACAAAGACATCCAGGAGATGAAGGAGGAGAGCGCCAAGATGGCGATGGAGAAGATGGTGACCATCGCTGAGCTGTTTCGCTCAGCGGCCTACAGGCAGCCCCTCCTCATCGCCGTCATGCTGCAGCTCTCCCAGCAGCTATCAGGAATCAATGCT GTGTTTTACTACTCCACAGGGATCTTTAGCTCAGCTGGAGTGAAGCAACCCATCTACGCCACAATAGGAGCCGGAATTGTCAATACTATCTTCACCGTTGTTTCT CTCTTTCTGGTGGAAAAGGCTGGACGAAGGACTTTACATCTCCTGGGATTGGGAGGAATGGCCGTCAGTGCCCTGGTCATGACAGTCTCCCTCCTGTTG ACGCACATTACAGCTATGAGCTACGTGGCAATCCTGGCTGTCATGCTTTTTGTGGCTATGTTTGAGCTGGGCCCTGGTCCCATTCCATGGTTCATTGTGGCTGAGCTTTTCTCCCAGGGGCCCCGTCCTGCGGCCATGGCTGTAGCAGGATGCTGCAACTGGACAGCCAATTTCCTTGTTGGAATGAGCTTTCCGAAACTAGTG GAGTGGTGTGGACCATGGGTGTTCCTCATCTTCACTGCCTTCCTCATCATCTTTTTCATCTTCACATTTATCAAAGTCCCAGAAACGAAGGGAAAGACATTTGATGAGATTGCCCGTGAATTTGGCGGCGCTCTGCCTCCTGCCACCTCTTCCGCTGAGGATCCTGGTGCCACTTCCAGCACGGCCATAACTCTTCAAGCCTCTTCTCCTGAGAAAGAGAAGGTCCCGCTGGTGGAGGCGCCGGCAGCAGCGGCTGCAGCCACTCCTGCAGCCGCTCCTGCAGCCGCTCCTGCAGCCCCCACTCCGGCAACTGAAACCACACCCCTTAAAGATAAATCCGGCGCACAAGGGGAGCAGGTGTAG